Proteins from a genomic interval of Zingiber officinale cultivar Zhangliang chromosome 2A, Zo_v1.1, whole genome shotgun sequence:
- the LOC122040160 gene encoding stem-specific protein TSJT1-like, which translates to MLAIFQKNFARPPPELISPEHAGCQRHPKNSDEILRDFHAAHPGHSFGATFSGGAALASLGPRSPRPSFLHQRLFCSYDDVYCVFVGSIHNLSSLVRQYGLSGKSADEALLVIEAYRTLRDRGPYPADQVLKDLAGSFAFVVYDDATGAVFAALSSDGGVPLYWGVAADGSVVIGDEVEIVKGGCGKSYAPFPAGCMFHSEGGLRSFEHPMNKVKAMPRVDSEGVVCGAGFKVDSSDKFNAMPRVGSAANWASTWNA; encoded by the exons ATGTTGGCAATTTTCCAGAAGAACTTTGCCCGCCCTCCGCCGGAGCTCATCTCGCCGGAGCACGCTGGATGCCAGCGCCACCCTAAGAACTCCGACGAGATCCTCCGCGACTTCCACGCAGCGCACCCCGGCCACTCATTCGGCGCCACCTTCTCCGGCGGCGCCGCCCTCGCCTCCCTCGGCCCCCGCTCCCCCCGCCCTTCCTTCCTCCACCAAAG ATTGTTCTGTAGCTACGACGACGTTTACTGCGTGTTCGTCGGGAGCATCCACAACTTGAGTTCCCTGGTGCGCCAGTACGGCCTCTCCGGCAAGTCCGCCGACGAGGCGCTGCTCGTGATCGAGGCCTACCGCACGCTGCGCGACCGCGGGCCCTACCCGGCCGACCAGGTCCTCAAGGACCTCGCCGGCAGCTTCGCCTTCGTCGTCTACGACGACGCCACCGGCGCCGTCTTCGCCGCCTTG AGCTCCGACGGCGGCGTGCCGTTGTACTGGGGCGTGGCGGCGGATGGGTCGGTGGTGATCGGCGACGAGGTGGAGATCGTGAAGGGCGGCTGCGGGAAGTCGTACGCTCCGTTCCCCGCGGGGTGCATGTTCCATAGCGAGGGAGGGCTGAGGAGCTTCGAGCATCCGATGAACAAGGTGAAGGCGATGCCGCGAGTCGACAGCGAGGGCGTCGTGTGCGGCGCCGGCTTCAAGGTTGATTCCTCGGACAAGTTCAACGCCATGCCGCGTGTCGGAAGTGCCGCCAACTGGGCCTCCACGTGGAACGCTTAG